In Flavobacterium sp. CS20, a single window of DNA contains:
- a CDS encoding fibronectin type III domain-containing protein, with translation MPTNVALDAVQSQTADFVWDNVAQATNGYIWEVYNAGDDPAVDTPVSTGIFASGTTQGVADGLLPETDYDFYMISDCGATDGQSVRSQPVAFSTLCGVFTAPYFNDFETFPVTTNLTEEDCWIEDSSGSFGWDVGTGGTTSSNTGPSGALSGNNYVFTEASSGTQGDEAILLSPLVDLSTLAEPALSFWYHMYGAEIGTLAVDVKTSTSANFDLDVFTLSGEQQTAGTDPWIQQFVDLSTYAGETIQFRFRVTRGDDFEGDVAIEDVLIDEALPCFTPTGLSVVNVGNDSVNISWDDTPSAIDGYEILVFADGDDPDTDTPFATANEPAGVTSTTITGLTELTTYQVYILSDCGAVDGQSLLSNGITFTTLCDPFVAPFVEDFNTNGTNIPSCWEQAGNTSKDWLFTNPLSSSHVGDSGTLGGSTASDGGLAWVDDSSPHVLNTRLHSPLIDVSSLSVPFLSFYLISNNEGFSNVDFRVEVWDGVAWNEVFFSNSNTFNGEWEEIQIELSTLTFTGNAQIAFIVDENNGTDFYDDVAIDDVRLEEAPACPKPGNIAIIDVFFDSLEVSWNSVSNASNGYIWEVYNAGDDPAVDTPVSTGTFASGTTQGVADGLLPETDYDFYMISDCGATDGQSVLTNPITFTTTELCSLPSTFEVTNVLPDSAELTWTPIPNAINGYLWAIFNAGDDPATATPVVSGTAASGDTSVIATGLTDNSDYEAYITTDCGPSDGQSVQSQPVAFSTLCTVFTVPYFNDFEAFPVTTNLTEEDCWIEDSSGSFGWDVGTGGTTSTNTGPSGALSGNNYVFTEASSGTQGDEAILLSPLVDLSTLTQPALSFWYHMYGADMDTLAVDVKISTSANFDLDVFTLSGEQQTAETDSWIQQFVDLSTYAGETIQFRFRVTRGNGFTGDLAIEDVLIDEAPSCLTPTGLTVSNITETTADLSWSVIGNATSGYNWFVFNAGDDPDVDTPVASGSTAEV, from the coding sequence GTGCCAACTAATGTGGCTTTAGATGCGGTTCAAAGTCAAACTGCCGATTTTGTTTGGGACAATGTAGCACAAGCTACAAATGGCTATATATGGGAGGTTTATAATGCTGGAGATGATCCAGCTGTTGATACTCCAGTATCTACAGGTATTTTTGCTTCAGGGACTACTCAAGGTGTAGCAGATGGTCTATTACCTGAAACGGATTATGATTTTTATATGATTTCAGATTGTGGAGCAACTGATGGTCAAAGTGTTCGATCTCAACCCGTAGCTTTTAGTACGCTATGTGGTGTGTTTACTGCTCCTTACTTCAATGATTTTGAAACATTTCCTGTAACCACCAATCTCACAGAAGAAGATTGTTGGATTGAGGACTCTTCAGGTTCATTTGGTTGGGACGTTGGAACAGGAGGGACAACATCCTCAAATACAGGACCAAGTGGTGCATTATCGGGTAATAACTATGTATTTACAGAAGCTAGTAGTGGAACACAAGGAGATGAAGCTATATTGCTCTCTCCTTTAGTGGATTTATCAACTTTAGCTGAACCTGCTTTATCTTTTTGGTATCATATGTATGGTGCTGAAATAGGTACACTGGCAGTAGATGTTAAGACTTCAACTTCAGCTAATTTTGATTTAGATGTATTTACCTTAAGTGGAGAACAACAAACTGCAGGAACTGATCCTTGGATTCAACAATTTGTTGATTTGAGTACTTACGCAGGAGAAACCATTCAATTTAGATTCAGAGTAACAAGAGGCGATGATTTTGAAGGCGATGTTGCTATTGAAGATGTTTTAATCGATGAAGCTCTTCCGTGTTTTACACCTACAGGATTATCAGTTGTTAACGTAGGCAACGATTCAGTTAATATCTCTTGGGATGATACTCCATCAGCCATAGATGGATACGAAATATTGGTATTTGCTGATGGTGATGACCCTGATACAGATACGCCATTTGCAACGGCAAATGAACCAGCAGGAGTTACATCTACTACAATCACAGGTCTAACAGAATTAACAACTTATCAAGTCTATATTTTATCAGATTGTGGTGCTGTAGATGGTCAAAGTTTGTTGTCAAATGGTATAACTTTCACCACCCTATGTGATCCTTTTGTAGCACCATTTGTTGAAGATTTCAATACAAATGGGACTAATATTCCAAGCTGTTGGGAGCAAGCAGGCAATACTTCAAAAGACTGGTTGTTTACCAATCCACTTTCTTCTAGTCATGTTGGGGATAGTGGAACTTTAGGTGGTTCTACAGCTAGTGACGGTGGTTTGGCATGGGTAGATGATTCTTCTCCACACGTTTTAAACACAAGATTGCATTCTCCATTGATAGATGTTTCTTCTTTAAGCGTACCTTTTTTAAGTTTTTATTTGATCAGTAATAATGAAGGCTTTTCAAATGTTGATTTCAGAGTAGAAGTCTGGGATGGTGTAGCTTGGAATGAGGTGTTTTTCAGTAATTCCAATACTTTTAATGGAGAATGGGAGGAAATTCAAATAGAGCTTTCGACCTTGACTTTTACTGGAAATGCACAAATAGCATTCATAGTTGATGAAAACAACGGAACTGATTTTTACGATGATGTAGCTATTGACGACGTTAGACTTGAAGAGGCTCCAGCATGTCCCAAGCCTGGTAACATTGCAATTATTGATGTATTCTTCGATTCTTTAGAAGTGTCTTGGAATTCAGTGAGTAATGCTTCAAATGGCTATATATGGGAGGTTTATAACGCAGGAGATGATCCAGCTGTTGATACTCCAGTATCTACAGGCACTTTTGCTTCAGGGACAACACAAGGTGTAGCAGATGGTTTATTACCTGAAACGGATTATGATTTTTATATGATTTCAGATTGTGGAGCAACTGATGGTCAAAGTGTATTGACAAATCCTATCACGTTTACAACAACAGAGTTGTGTAGCTTACCATCAACTTTTGAAGTAACAAATGTTTTACCTGATTCAGCAGAACTAACTTGGACACCAATTCCAAATGCAATTAATGGTTACCTGTGGGCAATCTTTAACGCTGGTGATGATCCGGCAACAGCTACACCTGTTGTTTCAGGTACAGCTGCAAGTGGTGATACATCCGTCATAGCAACAGGACTTACAGATAACTCAGATTATGAGGCATATATTACCACAGATTGTGGACCGAGTGATGGTCAAAGTGTTCAATCTCAACCCGTAGCTTTTAGTACGCTATGTACTGTGTTTACTGTTCCTTACTTCAATGACTTTGAAGCATTTCCAGTAACCACCAATCTCACAGAAGAAGATTGTTGGATTGAGGACTCTTCAGGTTCATTTGGTTGGGACGTTGGAACAGGAGGTACAACATCCACCAATACAGGACCAAGTGGTGCATTATCGGGTAATAACTATGTATTTACAGAAGCCAGTAGTGGAACTCAAGGAGATGAAGCTATATTGCTCTCTCCTTTAGTAGATTTATCAACCTTGACTCAACCTGCTTTATCTTTTTGGTATCATATGTATGGTGCTGATATGGATACACTGGCTGTAGATGTTAAAATTTCAACTTCAGCTAATTTTGATTTAGATGTATTTACCTTAAGTGGAGAACAACAAACTGCAGAAACTGATTCTTGGATTCAACAATTTGTTGATTTGAGTACTTACGCAGGAGAAACCATTCAATTTAGATTTAGGGTAACCCGTGGTAATGGATTTACAGGTGATCTTGCTATTGAAGATGTATTAATCGATGAAGCTCCGTCTTGTCTAACACCAACGGGTCTCACAGTTAGTAATATCACAGAAACTACAGCAGATTTAAGTTGGAGTGTCATAGGCAATGCAACTTCTGGTTATAATTGGTTTGTATTTAATGCAGGAGATGACCCTGATGTTGATACCCCAGTAGCGAGCGGTTCTACGGCAGAGGTGTAA
- a CDS encoding endonuclease: MSKHILLTILILNFSLFNSYSQAPQGYYSSAQGLTGFQLKTALKNIIDDIDDSGGLPFHTPQQYSDLWNAYANTNSGFVDNYTNFDNDGFLLDIYSENPNGIDPYNHSLLVDQCGNFNAEGVCYNREHLLPQSLFNQQLPMRSDFHSTFPTDGQVNGYRGNLPYGEVSNPNLTTLNGSKRGPNVFPGYNGNVFEPLDEFKGDIARALLYFAVRYEDEINTSGWADANDNILNSDSNQFYDDWYIDLLLSWHIIDPVSQEELDRNENGFNFQNNRNPFIDNPTYVQAIWDENFSADEFQSLKISVYPNPVRSQFLNIDSKGISNLKFEVYNIFGQPILKGITSESNHKISVQQWLSGVYIINLKYHNLNKTIKIILP, encoded by the coding sequence ATGTCAAAACACATCTTATTAACGATACTAATACTTAATTTTTCACTTTTTAATAGCTATTCTCAAGCTCCTCAAGGATACTACTCAAGTGCTCAAGGGCTTACTGGGTTTCAGTTAAAAACTGCACTCAAAAATATAATTGATGATATTGATGATAGTGGTGGTCTTCCCTTTCACACGCCACAACAATATTCAGATTTATGGAATGCCTATGCTAATACTAATAGTGGTTTTGTTGACAATTATACCAATTTTGATAATGATGGGTTTTTGTTAGACATCTATTCAGAAAATCCAAATGGTATAGATCCATATAATCATAGTTTATTGGTAGATCAATGTGGTAATTTTAATGCTGAAGGCGTGTGTTATAACAGGGAACATCTCTTACCTCAATCTTTATTTAATCAACAACTTCCAATGCGAAGTGATTTTCATTCCACTTTTCCAACTGACGGTCAGGTTAATGGGTATCGCGGGAATCTTCCTTATGGAGAGGTTAGTAACCCGAATTTAACAACACTTAACGGTTCTAAACGTGGTCCTAATGTCTTTCCTGGATATAATGGAAATGTATTTGAACCTCTTGATGAGTTTAAAGGTGATATCGCAAGAGCTTTATTATATTTTGCTGTTAGATATGAAGATGAGATTAACACCTCTGGCTGGGCTGATGCTAATGATAATATATTGAATTCAGACTCTAATCAATTTTATGATGATTGGTATATCGATTTACTATTAAGTTGGCATATCATTGACCCTGTGTCTCAAGAAGAATTAGATCGAAACGAAAATGGATTTAACTTTCAGAATAACCGAAATCCTTTTATAGACAACCCAACTTATGTACAAGCTATTTGGGATGAAAACTTTAGTGCAGATGAATTTCAATCTTTAAAAATCTCTGTCTATCCAAACCCCGTAAGAAGTCAGTTTTTAAATATTGACTCCAAAGGTATTTCAAATCTAAAATTTGAAGTTTATAATATTTTTGGTCAACCTATTTTAAAAGGAATAACATCTGAGAGCAATCATAAAATTTCAGTTCAACAATGGCTTTCTGGAGTTTATATCATTAATTTAAAATACCATAATTTAAATAAAACTATTAAAATCATTTTACCTTAA
- a CDS encoding T9SS type B sorting domain-containing protein encodes MNDPSLNETDANGNPTNTQIIYARVDNAVAGNFCFVIVPFEIVVHRAPVLNPNGNPFAYTLCEDDDTNPGVATIFSTQDITDNLWDLTNGDSDVIIPLLDPNITPGQSIEDFTVSYHLTEQDAEDGVNEISAGYQASDGEILFIRVENTTTDCFNTAGIGQVEMQIQPRPAIANTNPDDIVVCADAVGASGVATIDLTQQDVAVNPSSPANTMVVYYEGMMNFNNATPIDDPTNYQTSQTPQTIIAEVVNTQTLCESSRFLSFDIIVNALPNVDISGFDGAIVCIGQDGELIENADSPPIIDTGLDSANFSFEWTFEGTALPDTTPSIEADQPGVYTVTVTNNATGCVGTSSAEIIESNPPSFEVTVLSASFSQSYVVEVSNIVGNGNFEFQLDDGEWISLEPGQTTLVFNAVTPGTHIIRGREEGGCGEQQVSFATIDFPPFFTPNQDGFNETWNITGLSNQPNAKIYIFDRYGKLLKQLSPGGIGWDGTFNGKAMPSQDYWFRVEFIEPTTGSPSTFKSHFTLKR; translated from the coding sequence GTGAATGATCCCAGTTTAAACGAAACCGATGCCAATGGCAATCCGACCAATACACAAATCATTTATGCGAGGGTGGACAATGCCGTTGCGGGTAACTTCTGTTTTGTGATAGTTCCCTTTGAGATTGTGGTGCATCGTGCTCCAGTGCTCAATCCAAACGGCAATCCTTTTGCTTACACTTTGTGTGAGGACGACGATACCAATCCAGGTGTAGCGACTATATTTTCGACTCAGGACATCACGGACAACCTTTGGGATTTAACGAATGGCGACAGTGATGTCATCATCCCACTTTTAGACCCCAATATCACGCCAGGTCAAAGCATAGAAGATTTTACAGTGAGCTATCACTTAACGGAGCAAGATGCCGAAGATGGAGTGAATGAAATATCAGCAGGCTATCAAGCTAGCGATGGAGAAATATTATTTATACGAGTAGAAAACACCACAACAGACTGTTTTAATACGGCAGGAATCGGTCAAGTAGAAATGCAAATCCAGCCAAGACCAGCTATAGCCAATACCAACCCAGATGACATTGTGGTTTGTGCCGATGCCGTAGGTGCATCTGGTGTAGCCACGATAGATTTAACCCAACAAGATGTAGCGGTTAATCCAAGTTCACCAGCCAATACAATGGTAGTGTATTATGAAGGCATGATGAACTTTAATAATGCCACACCAATAGACGACCCAACGAATTATCAAACCAGTCAAACGCCACAGACAATCATAGCCGAAGTGGTCAATACGCAAACCTTGTGTGAGTCGAGTCGTTTTTTAAGTTTTGATATCATAGTCAATGCCTTACCCAATGTAGATATCAGTGGATTTGATGGTGCGATAGTTTGTATAGGACAAGACGGTGAATTGATAGAGAATGCAGACTCACCACCAATAATCGATACAGGATTAGACAGTGCAAACTTCAGTTTTGAATGGACTTTTGAAGGCACAGCATTGCCAGATACCACACCGAGTATAGAAGCAGATCAGCCAGGCGTTTACACCGTGACTGTAACCAACAACGCCACAGGTTGTGTAGGCACAAGCAGTGCAGAAATCATAGAGAGCAATCCACCGAGTTTTGAAGTCACAGTGTTATCGGCATCATTTAGTCAAAGTTATGTGGTAGAGGTCAGCAATATAGTTGGTAATGGCAATTTTGAATTCCAGTTAGATGATGGAGAATGGATCAGTTTAGAGCCAGGACAAACCACCTTGGTATTTAACGCTGTAACCCCAGGCACACATATAATAAGAGGCAGAGAAGAAGGCGGTTGTGGAGAGCAACAAGTGAGTTTTGCAACGATAGATTTCCCACCATTTTTCACACCCAATCAAGATGGTTTTAACGAAACATGGAATATCACAGGATTATCTAATCAACCTAACGCAAAAATTTATATATTTGACCGCTATGGCAAATTGCTCAAACAACTCAGTCCTGGCGGAATAGGTTGGGACGGAACATTTAACGGCAAAGCCATGCCATCACAGGATTATTGGTTTAGAGTAGAGTTTATAGAACCTACAACAGGTAGTCCAAGCACTTTTAAATCACATTTTACGTTGAAGCGATAA
- a CDS encoding NAD(P)-dependent alcohol dehydrogenase yields MPTTIKAYGAEFSDAPLKELEIKRRELNPKDVKIKIEYCGVCHSDIHTVRNDWGGSKYPVVPCHEIIGTVEAIGDDVKDFKVGQTVGVGCMVDSCRTCPSCQDDLEQYCEQGSVGTYNGNDKHLGGHTFGGYSQQIVVDEHFVLNIPENLDIKATAPLLCAGITTWSPLSHWNVKRGDKVGVVGLGGLGHMGIKFANALGAHVVMITRSKDKAQDAKDLGAHEVLISTDDKQMQEHANSFDFLLNTIPVKHDMNPYLGLLKRDKTMVLVGAIEPLEPLHGASLILNRKRVAGSLIGGIKETQEMLDFCGKHNITCDVEMINIQNINEAYDRVTSSDVKYRFVIDMESLK; encoded by the coding sequence ATGCCAACTACAATAAAAGCTTATGGTGCAGAATTTTCTGATGCACCGCTAAAAGAATTAGAAATTAAACGAAGGGAACTAAATCCTAAAGATGTTAAAATAAAGATTGAATACTGTGGCGTTTGTCATAGCGATATTCACACCGTTAGAAATGATTGGGGTGGCAGTAAATATCCAGTCGTTCCGTGTCACGAAATCATAGGAACAGTAGAAGCCATTGGCGATGATGTGAAAGACTTTAAAGTCGGACAAACCGTTGGCGTTGGATGTATGGTTGATTCGTGCAGAACTTGTCCGTCTTGTCAAGACGATTTAGAACAATATTGTGAACAAGGCTCAGTCGGCACTTATAATGGCAATGATAAACATCTGGGCGGACACACATTTGGTGGTTACTCTCAACAAATTGTTGTTGACGAACATTTTGTTTTGAATATTCCTGAAAATTTAGATATCAAAGCAACCGCTCCTTTATTGTGTGCTGGCATCACAACTTGGTCACCTTTAAGCCATTGGAATGTCAAAAGAGGTGATAAAGTCGGTGTTGTTGGTCTTGGTGGTTTAGGTCACATGGGGATTAAATTTGCTAATGCTCTTGGTGCACACGTGGTGATGATTACCCGTTCCAAAGATAAAGCACAAGATGCTAAGGATTTAGGAGCTCACGAAGTTTTAATTTCCACTGATGACAAACAAATGCAGGAACATGCCAATAGTTTTGATTTTCTATTGAACACAATTCCTGTCAAGCACGATATGAACCCTTATCTCGGTTTGCTCAAACGCGATAAAACTATGGTTTTGGTCGGTGCAATTGAACCTCTTGAACCACTGCACGGTGCATCTTTAATTCTAAACAGAAAACGTGTTGCTGGCTCCTTGATTGGAGGCATTAAAGAAACTCAAGAAATGTTAGATTTTTGTGGCAAACACAATATCACTTGTGATGTAGAGATGATCAATATACAAAACATCAATGAAGCTTATGATAGGGTGACGAGTTCGGATGTAAAATATCGTTTTGTAATTGATATGGAGAGTTTGAAGTAA
- a CDS encoding GEVED domain-containing protein, producing the protein MKKIILLFGLLVTCWQINAQYCTPTISVGCVDDEIDDFTIPNAGFSHLSSGCSANSYGDFTADATLEIDLLAGIAYNFQIVHGYGNQHVKIWIDFNSNQTFDDTEVVFTSTTGSIQTDGSITIPASATQGATRMRVVDIWGQEPSDPCTPSGTGVKLTTIQSISYHHHHVPCQLMWL; encoded by the coding sequence ATGAAAAAAATTATACTATTGTTCGGTTTGCTCGTAACGTGCTGGCAAATCAATGCACAATACTGCACACCAACTATTTCAGTAGGGTGTGTTGATGATGAAATAGATGATTTTACAATACCCAATGCAGGGTTTAGTCATCTAAGCTCAGGCTGTTCAGCCAATAGTTATGGCGACTTTACAGCTGATGCAACTTTAGAAATTGATTTATTAGCTGGTATAGCTTATAATTTTCAAATCGTTCATGGATATGGAAATCAGCATGTTAAGATTTGGATAGACTTTAATTCAAATCAGACTTTTGATGATACAGAAGTTGTTTTCACAAGTACAACAGGTTCTATTCAGACTGATGGTTCGATTACTATTCCTGCTTCAGCAACTCAAGGTGCAACTAGAATGCGAGTAGTTGATATTTGGGGTCAAGAACCAAGTGACCCGTGTACACCAAGTGGCACCGGGGTGAAACTCACGACTATACAGTCAATATCTTACCACCACCATCATGTCCCGTGCCAACTAATGTGGCTTTAG
- a CDS encoding IS4 family transposase, with translation MNKSKNFSGQPIIKQVLNFILPNDVYRTAEKHNSDRYTKKFTTYEHLVTMIFTVISGCSSLREVSSIMLACEGKINHLGLKDFPKRSTLSDANRRRSSSVFADIYHLLYKRYHRFLSDSRTYEPAVKDLKIVDSSTITLFSDILKGVGRNSLNGKKKGGIKMHTMINAMEDVPCLIKFSNAATHDHTFLKDLELKKGSYVVFDKGYVDYKQYQKWTLENIYFVTRQKDNARYTSLEEFDIPDTVDDAVLKDEKIELKDNDGKPFYLRRIAFWYDKHQKVYEFITNNYELQADKIAEIYKNRWQIETMFKRLKQNFPLKYFLGDNQNAIEIQIWVSLIIQLIMLVIQRKAERKWAYSNMMSVIRYHLMTYIDLFKFLKNPEAKWEDITTKNIGQLSLFDP, from the coding sequence ATGAACAAAAGTAAAAATTTCAGCGGTCAACCCATTATCAAACAGGTTTTAAATTTTATTTTACCCAACGATGTTTATCGGACAGCCGAAAAGCATAACAGCGACAGATACACTAAAAAGTTCACTACTTATGAGCATTTAGTTACTATGATTTTCACTGTCATTAGTGGTTGTAGCTCGCTTCGTGAAGTATCGAGTATTATGCTTGCTTGTGAAGGAAAAATCAACCATTTGGGGCTAAAAGATTTCCCAAAGCGAAGCACATTATCTGACGCCAACAGGAGAAGAAGCTCATCAGTATTTGCTGATATTTACCATTTACTCTATAAACGTTACCACCGATTTTTGTCGGACAGCAGAACTTATGAACCAGCTGTAAAAGACCTTAAAATTGTTGATTCATCAACTATAACACTCTTTAGTGACATTCTTAAAGGTGTAGGTAGAAACTCACTCAACGGCAAAAAGAAAGGTGGTATCAAGATGCACACTATGATAAATGCTATGGAAGATGTGCCCTGTCTGATAAAGTTCTCAAATGCCGCAACCCATGACCATACCTTTTTAAAGGATCTTGAACTCAAGAAAGGTTCTTATGTCGTCTTTGATAAAGGTTATGTGGATTATAAACAATACCAAAAATGGACCTTAGAGAATATTTACTTTGTGACCAGACAAAAAGACAATGCCCGTTATACAAGCCTTGAAGAGTTTGATATTCCCGACACGGTAGATGATGCTGTCCTAAAGGACGAAAAAATAGAACTCAAAGACAATGACGGTAAGCCATTTTACCTTAGAAGAATAGCTTTTTGGTACGATAAACACCAAAAAGTTTATGAGTTCATTACCAACAATTATGAACTTCAGGCAGATAAAATTGCCGAGATCTACAAGAACAGGTGGCAAATCGAGACTATGTTCAAACGCCTTAAACAAAACTTCCCGCTAAAGTATTTTCTTGGAGATAATCAAAATGCCATCGAGATACAGATATGGGTCAGCTTAATCATACAACTAATAATGCTTGTCATTCAGAGAAAAGCAGAAAGAAAATGGGCATATTCTAATATGATGTCCGTGATACGATATCATTTAATGACCTATATTGATTTGTTCAAATTCCTTAAAAATCCAGAAGCAAAATGGGAAGATATTACAACAAAAAATATAGGTCAATTAAGCCTTTTTGACCCATAA